ACAGAATTTCAACAACTTTACACCCGCTTTCGGCTCAGTGTGAAACAAAAAAAGAAAATGTCACCTTATAAATTTTTATTAAAACATGCGGAAATAATTAAAGTTTTATTTCCTATAATCATTACAACACCTGACATTGAACTTGTGATGTTTGAAAAAAAATACTTTGACTACGTTGTAATCGACGAGGCCTCACAAATGTTTTTAGAAGAAGCCTTACCACTTTTATTTTACGGAAAAATAAAGATTTTAGTTGGCGATCATCAACAAATGCAGCCAATTCGCTGATTTGCTTCTAAATTAAACGAAGAATCAGAAGATGATGCCTTTGCAAACATCGAATCAATTCTTGAATATGCTTATTCTAAAGGTGTTTTTAACATTATGTTAGATAAAAACTACCGTTCTCATCATGCTTCACTGATGACTTTTAATTCGCGACATTTTTACGAATCGGAACTGAAGATTGCTAATAATTACAAATTTGAAGAAAATGATGTGATCGAAGTTCACAATGTTAACGGTCAATGAGATGGGCAACAAAACATTCTTGAGGCAAAGGCAGTTGTGGAAATTGCACAAAGAAATATTAACAAGTTTCCAACAATGATAATTCTTGCTTTTAATAAAAATCAACAAAATGCAATCGAAAAAATAATTTTTGAATCCTATCCAGAAATTGAAAAACTGATCTATACTGACAAAATTATTGTTAACAGTCTCGAAAATATTCAAGGAGATGAAGCGGATTTGGTAATAATTTCGGTAGCTTATGATCAAAGCGCTAAATTTGCTGCTACTTATATTGCAAGAAAAGGGGGGAAAAACGCCTTAAATGTCGCCACTTCACGTGCTCGGCAAAAAATGATAATTTGCAAATCGCTTAATGCCGATGAAATTCAAAATGCATCTAATTCTGAGGATTTAGAAATTTTTAAAGAGTGAATCAACTTTTTAGATTTAGATATTCAATCACAAATTCACTATTCACGTAAAAGAAAAAATGAACTCTCGCTTGCTGAATTAAATAATGTGAAAAAAACAAAATTTTTCACTGATTTTCAACAGGAATTTGTTGAAGAATTTTCCGTGGTTTTTCCCGATTTTGAAACAAAAACTAATTTTGTTGTGGGCAGCGAAGAAATAGACGTTGCTGTTTTTGAACAGGGCGAACTTTTATTTGCAATTTATCTTGATTCCTTAGAATATAAAGAGCCAAAAGAATATATTAAATATTTTGACGCTATTAAATTTATTGAGCAAAAGAACTACCCTGTATTTACACTAAATTTTGTCGAATGAAAACTTAATAGACAAAAGATTATCGCAAAAATCAAAGAAAAAGTGCTTAGTTTAAAAGAAAATGATCTTGTCTAAATCAGGTCTATACAATTTAAATGATTTAGTAGTGGGCTGCGATGAGGTCGGAGTTGGCGAATATTTTACAAATTTAACTGTATGTTGTACAGTTTTTCGCGAAAATGAAATCAAAAATGCGCTTTTAGACCAAATTGTTGATTCAAAACTTTTAACAGCAAAAAAAATTGCTGATCTTTTTAAAATTTTAGAAAAGAAAATAAAACACAGATTTATCAGTCTAGAAATGAAAGAATATAACCAACTTATTCAAAAAGGTCTAAATTCCCATGAGATTAAATCATTATTATATTTTAAAGTTCTAAATTCATTAATTTTAGACCTAAAAAATGAAAAAATAAATAAAATTTTTATTGATGGCTTTGTAAGCGCAAGGAAATTTGGCGAATATTTGGCAAAAATTTCCAAGATTTTCGAAATTGAGCCTTGAGATTTCCAAGAATTTCCGCTAATTTTAGAAAAAAAAGCCGATACAAAAATTAAACAAGTTGGCGCGGCTTCAATAATTGCAAAATATGCATTAAACCAAAAATTTGCTCAAAGGCAAACAAAGTGAAACACTTTTTTTCCAGCTGGATCAAATCAAATTGAAAAAATTATTGCTTTTTGTATTATTCAGATTAAAAAATATGGCAAAATTTTTCTAGAAGAAAATGTTAAACTTCATTTTAGCATTACAAAAAAAATATTAGCAAAATTAGAGGAGGAAAGCAAGAAAAATGGTTAGTTTATTTGCTGAAGACGCTGAAAACATATTGACAAATGTCGGTGTTGCTGGTGGAGTTGGTCTTGGAGGTTGAATAGGGATTACAATTGCGGTTGGAATTGTTCTTTTTGTTGTTGGCGGAATTATTGCGTTAGTTTTTTCTAAAAAAATGTTTGAAAAGCAGATTAAAGAAAACCCTCCAATAACTGAAAATATGATTCGTGCGATGTATATGCAAATGGGCCGAAAGCCATCTGAGGCGCAAATCAGAGCGGTAATGCGATCTGTTAAAAATGCAAAAAAATAGGAAAAATAGGAAAAAATGAAAAAAAAATTAATTTTAATTATCATCGATGGTTTAGGATTGCGTTCTGAGACACAAGGAAATGCGTTTGCACTTGCAAAAACACCTGTATTTGATAGTCTTTTTCAGAATTACCCAAACAGTTTAATTGCTGCATCAGGTGAAGAAGTTGGACTACCTAAAGGACAAATGGGAAATAGTGAAGTGGGCCATTTAAATATTGGGGCCGGATTTATTGTCCATACTGGTATTTCAATTATAAATAATGCCTTAAAAACAGGTGAGTTTTTTAAAAACGAAAGATTTATCAAAGCTTTTGAGCATAGTATCAAAAATGGATTTCCATTGCAAATTATGGGGCTTTTTTCGCCTGGAGGGGTGCACTCACATCAGGATCACCTTTTTGCTTTAATTGATTTTGCTGCTGATTTTGGTGTAAAAAAATTAAATATCCACCTTTTTGGGGATGGAAGGGATGTAGGCCCTAAATCAATTAAACCATGGATTGAGAAGTTAATTTTAAAACTACAAAAAACAGAAAATTATAAAATAGCTTCGATTTCCGGACGTTTTTATTCAATGGATCGCGATAAAATGTTTAATCGTGTTGAATTAGGTTATAATGCACTTTTAGGAAGAGCAGAAAATAATTTTACGGATTTAATTGATTATATAAATTCGCAATACGAAAAAGGAATTAGTGATGAATTTTTCGAACCAGCAATTAATCTAAAAGTGAATAAAAACGATTTTTTAAATGATAACCACCCTGTGATTTTTTTTAACTTTCGCCCAGACCGGGCAAGACAATTAGCCCATTTGATTTTAGGGACTGATCTATACAGGGAAAAACCAAAAAACCCTATAAAAATCAACGTTTTTGTATCAATGATGAAATACGAAGGAATAAATTGTCTTGTCGCTTTTGAAGAAATGAAAGTAAAAAATCCGCTTGGAAAAGTAATTGATGAAGCTCAATTTAGACAATTACGACTTGCTGAAACACAAAAATATGCTCATGTTACTTTTTTTGTCGATGGTGGAGTTGAACTTGAACTAAAAAATTCTGATCGAATTTTAGTTGATTCTTTAAAAGTTCAATCATATGCGAATTTTCCACAAATGTCTGCTGTTGAAATCACTGATAAACTTATCGATGTTGGCCAAAATTACGATTTTATTATTATGAATTTTGCAAATCCTGATATGGTGGGACATACAGGAAATTTAAAATCAACAATTAAAGCTGTAGAAATTCTTGATGCACAAATCGGACGAATTTCTCAATGAGCAAAAGTGAGCAATTTTAACTTTTTCATAACTGCAGACCATGGAAATGCCGAACTAACAGAGGACGAAAACAAAAACCCCTCCACAAAACACACAACTTTTCCCGTAATGTTAATTTCAAGTGATAAAAGTATTAAATTAAAAAACGGAAAACTTGCAAATATCGCGCCAACTATTTTAGATTATTTAGGACTTGCAAAACATCCTGATATGGATCATGACTCACTAATAATTAAAAGCAAATAGTTCTCACATTTTAAAAAGTATCGTAATTTATAGTACTTTTTAAAATAAGACTCGGTAAAACAAAACGCCGGAAAAGAGGGGAAAGATACGGAAAATTTACTTAAAAAATTTACAAAGCGTTCCTTTTTGCAGCGCTTTCAGCGCTTGCAATAATTTTCTCTAGTAATGAGATTCTTCAAAATGAGGAAACTGTTATTAAACAAAAACAGCAGAAAATTGAAATAAAAAGTCGTAAAATTCATATAAAATCAACCAAATTACCTCAGTTTCTAATCAAGATGCTAATAAAATTCCAAAATCTGTTCTAGAAATCCCACTCAAGAAAATGGTTTTACCCCTGTAATTCCTGCTTTTTTTAATTTTAAAATTTAATTTTCTTGTTTTTCTTGTAATTATAGCTAAAAAATGCGGTTATTTTGAGCATAAAATATAGGAAAAGCCAATTTTTGGGACAAAATTATGCTAAAAAAAGTTTTTGTTGTTAAAATAGTTGCAAAAACTTTTTTTTTTTTTTTTTTTACATTTTCTATAATATTTATGCTATAATATTGTTCACAAGAGTAACAATAGCAAAAGGGATCACCTGATACCATTCCGAACTCAGTAGTTAAGCCTTTTTACGCCGAAAATACTAGAAATAGGAAAATAGGAAGTTACTCTTTTTTTAGTTTTCTTGAAAATGTGTAAAAAAATATACATTTTAGCAAATAGTTCTCACATTTTAAAAAGTATCGTAATTTATAGTACTTTTTAAAATAAGACTCGGTAAAACAAAACGCCGGAAAAGAGGGGAAAGATATGGAAAATTTACTTAAAAAATTTACAAAGCGTTCCTTTTTGCAGCGCTTTCGGCGCTTGCAATAATTTTCTCTAGTAATGAGATTCTTCAAAATGAGGAGACTGTTATTAAATAAAAACAGCAGAAAATTGAAATAAAAAGTCGTAAAATTCATATAAAATCAGCCAAATTACCTCAGTTTCTAATCAAGATGCTAATAAAATTCCAAAATCTGTTCTAGAAATCCCACTCAAGAAAATGGTTTTGCCCCTGTAATTCCTGCTTTTTTTAATTTTAAAATTTAATTTTCTTGTTTTTCTTGTAATTATAGCTAAAAAATGCGGTTATTTTGAGCGTGAAAAATACGAAAACCGCTTTTGATTTTTTTCATTTATACTATAATTAACAAATAAAAAAATGTTGACTTATAGCCAAAAAGTTAAAGTTGAAATTCTTTCAAACCGGTTATCGCGCCAAAAATTTCTTTCATTATTAAAAGGGTTAATTTTTAGCGCCACAAAATCTGATGATTCCGATTATTTTATTATTAGAATAAATAAAAAAGACATCAAAAATAAATTATGCGAAATTTTAATTTTTTTTAAAATTGAATTTTTCCACACAAAAACAAATAAAAATTGAATTTGTATTGAAAAAAAACAAATAAAAATTGAAAAAACTCCACAAAATATACAATATTTTTTTGCTGGGCTTTTCATTGGAGGAGGTTCAATTTCTCCGCTAGAATCAAAAAGCTATCATTTAGAAATTTCATTTTTAGACAAAGAAAAATGCAAAAAGGTAGTTTCTATCTTGGAAAAAAATAAATTAGAGTTCACTTTTCGACAGATTTTTTATCAAAATCATTTCAAGTTATATTTAAAAAAGGTAAACGAAATAATTTACTTTTTAATGGCGATTGGGGCACTTGAACAAGCATCTAAATTAGAAATTTTAAGAATTAGACGTGACCATTATCTAAATGCTAATCGAATAACAAACTTTGATATTAAAAATGCTAAAAAAATAAGTGATTCTTCAGCAAATTTTACTAAAAAATGAAATTTAATTCAAAAAAATAAATTAATTAAGCTTTTTAACAAAAAACAGATAACTTTTTTTTATCTAAAAGAAAAAAACCCTGAATTAAGCTTACAAGAAATTTCCGAAATATTAAAAAAAGAGTATAATATAGACATAACAAAATCAGGTTTAAATTACTGACTTTCTAAAATTAATAAAATACTTAAAAAAAAAGGAGAAAAAAATGAATAATAAAGTTGTTTATAACGAGCGCGATTTTAAAGCTTATAGCCGTTCGACAATTTATATACAAAAACAAACAAATCGTTTGTTAGCTTTTTCCTTACTATGATTAGGGGTTGCGATTTTATTTATAAGTTTATTTACCTTTTCAATTCTATCAATTGAATCGCTTTACTCAGTTTACTCAAACCTTACTTATTCAATGACTTCTAACGCAATGAGAGTTATTTTTACAATAATTTTGCTTGTCGGGATAAATTTTGGGGTATCATACTATATTGGCAAATACGCGCTGGCGGAAAAACCAACAACATTTTTTTTAGTTTTTCTTTTTTTAATTTTTGTACTTGCAAATTCTTTTTTATTGCCAATGTTTTTTGCTTCCCAAATACTTCTAGGCAAATCCAGTTACATAATGATTGCAATCGCTGGCGCTGGCGGACTGATGACCCTAATTGGGATTCTGGGTTATTTCCAAGTTATTAACTTTGGGAAAATTCTACCTTTGATTATTATTGGTTTTTTAATTGAAATAGTCCTTGCAATTGCTTCATATTTTATTTTTTCATCTTTTTTAAATACCTTATACTCACTCGTTGGAATTAGTGTTACACTAGGAACAATTGGATA
The sequence above is a segment of the Mesomycoplasma flocculare ATCC 27399 genome. Coding sequences within it:
- a CDS encoding ribonuclease HIII, producing the protein MILSKSGLYNLNDLVVGCDEVGVGEYFTNLTVCCTVFRENEIKNALLDQIVDSKLLTAKKIADLFKILEKKIKHRFISLEMKEYNQLIQKGLNSHEIKSLLYFKVLNSLILDLKNEKINKIFIDGFVSARKFGEYLAKISKIFEIEPWDFQEFPLILEKKADTKIKQVGAASIIAKYALNQKFAQRQTKWNTFFPAGSNQIEKIIAFCIIQIKKYGKIFLEENVKLHFSITKKILAKLEEESKKNG
- a CDS encoding YneF family protein — its product is MVSLFAEDAENILTNVGVAGGVGLGGWIGITIAVGIVLFVVGGIIALVFSKKMFEKQIKENPPITENMIRAMYMQMGRKPSEAQIRAVMRSVKNAKK
- the gpmI gene encoding 2,3-bisphosphoglycerate-independent phosphoglycerate mutase, which encodes MKKKLILIIIDGLGLRSETQGNAFALAKTPVFDSLFQNYPNSLIAASGEEVGLPKGQMGNSEVGHLNIGAGFIVHTGISIINNALKTGEFFKNERFIKAFEHSIKNGFPLQIMGLFSPGGVHSHQDHLFALIDFAADFGVKKLNIHLFGDGRDVGPKSIKPWIEKLILKLQKTENYKIASISGRFYSMDRDKMFNRVELGYNALLGRAENNFTDLIDYINSQYEKGISDEFFEPAINLKVNKNDFLNDNHPVIFFNFRPDRARQLAHLILGTDLYREKPKNPIKINVFVSMMKYEGINCLVAFEEMKVKNPLGKVIDEAQFRQLRLAETQKYAHVTFFVDGGVELELKNSDRILVDSLKVQSYANFPQMSAVEITDKLIDVGQNYDFIIMNFANPDMVGHTGNLKSTIKAVEILDAQIGRISQWAKVSNFNFFITADHGNAELTEDENKNPSTKHTTFPVMLISSDKSIKLKNGKLANIAPTILDYLGLAKHPDMDHDSLIIKSK
- the whiA gene encoding DNA-binding protein WhiA, which produces MLTYSQKVKVEILSNRLSRQKFLSLLKGLIFSATKSDDSDYFIIRINKKDIKNKLCEILIFFKIEFFHTKTNKNWICIEKKQIKIEKTPQNIQYFFAGLFIGGGSISPLESKSYHLEISFLDKEKCKKVVSILEKNKLEFTFRQIFYQNHFKLYLKKVNEIIYFLMAIGALEQASKLEILRIRRDHYLNANRITNFDIKNAKKISDSSANFTKKWNLIQKNKLIKLFNKKQITFFYLKEKNPELSLQEISEILKKEYNIDITKSGLNYWLSKINKILKKKGEKNE
- a CDS encoding MAG0110 family membrane protein, producing MNNKVVYNERDFKAYSRSTIYIQKQTNRLLAFSLLWLGVAILFISLFTFSILSIESLYSVYSNLTYSMTSNAMRVIFTIILLVGINFGVSYYIGKYALAEKPTTFFLVFLFLIFVLANSFLLPMFFASQILLGKSSYIMIAIAGAGGLMTLIGILGYFQVINFGKILPLIIIGFLIEIVLAIASYFIFSSFLNTLYSLVGISVTLGTIGYQFWLIRNQSCQILAFYTDENEIKRIFLRVAIWNALSLYISFIRLFLFIIRLLSSRT